In Cheilinus undulatus linkage group 14, ASM1832078v1, whole genome shotgun sequence, a genomic segment contains:
- the LOC121521471 gene encoding cholesterol 24-hydroxylase-like isoform X2: MAVFHFILSWASQILIPLLVLAFFAFLGLCLYIKHIHDKYDHIPGPPRDSFFLGHSPSMLEAMKGDGNVHDKFKEWTDTYGPVCREVLMSPKYPKDRFLYKRLFYLFDQRFLGNGLVTAQDHEVWYKQRRIMDPAFSSLYLRGLMGTFNERAEKLMTKLAEMADNRTEANMLHLVNCVTLDVIAKVAFGVDLDLLQNSSPFPKAIETCLKGMVYYIRDTFFAYKPKNRPFINEVREACRLLRSTGAKWINERKTALRNGDDVPKDILTRIIKTAGKEESTSQEDEEFMLDNFVTFFIAGQETTANQLAFCIMELGRNPDILEKAKKEVDEVIGMKQEISYDDLGKLVYLSQVLKETLRIYPTAPGTSRDLLQNIVIDGIHVPAGATIVFSSYITGRMEKFFKDPLKFDPDRFHPDAPKPYYCYYPFALGPRACLGQNFAQMEAKVVMAKLLQRFNFNLTPGQSFDILDCGTLRPKSGVLCSIRHRDYKKEKKEQ, translated from the exons atggctgtttttcattttattctgagCTGGGCTTCTCAAATCCTGATACCGCTCCTTGTTCTCGCTTTCTTTGCCTTTCTCGGACTCTGCTTGTATATTAAACACATTCATGACAAATACGACCACATACCTGGACCACCCAGAGACAG TTTCTTTCTGGGACATTCTCCATCGATGCTGGAAGCGATGAAAGGTGATGGAAATGTGCATGATAAATTCAAGGAATG GACCGACACATATGGACCTGTTTGCAGG GAAGTCCTGATGTCCCCAAAATACCCCAAGGACAGATTCCTCTACAAGAGACTCTTCTACCTGTTTGACCAAAG GTTCCTGGGTAATGGTCTGGTAACAGCACAGGACCATGAAGTGTGGTATAAACAGAGGCGTATCATGGACCCTGCTTTCAGCAGCTT gtatttgaGAGGTCTTATGGGCACCTTCAATGAGAGGGCAGAGAAACTGATGACTAAACTTGCGGAAATGGCCGATAACAGAACAGAGGCCAACATGCTACACCTAGTCAACTGTGTAACCCTTGATGTTATTGCTAAG GTTGCTTTTGGTGTGGATTTAGACCTGCTGCAGAATAGTTCACCCTTCCCTAAAGCCATCGAGACATGCCTGAAAGGGATGGTGTACTACATTAGGGACACCTTTTTCGCT taCAAGCCAAAGAATCGCCCATTCATTAATGAAGTGAGGGAAGCGTGCCGCCTGCTGCGATCTACTGGAGCAAAATGGATCAATGAGAGAAAGACTGCTTTGAGAAACGGCGATGATGTCCCCAAGGATATCCTCACTCGAATCATCAAAACTGCTGGCAAAG AGGAGTCCACGTCTCAAGAAGATGAAGAGTTCATGTTGGACaattttgtgacatttttcattgcag GACAAGAAACAACAGCTAATCAACTGGCTTTTTGCATCATGGAGCTTGGAAGAAACCCTGACATCCTGGAGAA aGCAAAGAAAGAGGTGGACGAAGTGATTGGAATGAAACAGGAGATCAGTTACGACGATCTGGGGAAGCTGGTCTACCTTTCACAG GTACTCAAAGAGACTCTGAGGATTTACCCGACAGCTCCAGGCACATCACGTGATTTATTGCAGAATATTGTCATCGATGGTATCCATGTACCTGCAGGAGCAACCATTGTT TTCAGCTCCTACATCACTGGAAGGATGGAAAAATTCTTCAAGGATCCGCTGAAGTTTGATCCAGACAGATTTCACCCTGATGCTCCAAA GCCTTATTACTGCTACTACCCCTTTGCTCTCGGCCCACGTGCATGCCTTGGACAGAACTTTGCTCAG ATGGAGGCTAAAGTGGTGATGGCCAAGCTGCTCCAGAGATTTAACTTCAACCTCACGCCAGGACAGAGCTTTGACATCCTGGACTGTGGCACACTCAGGCCAAAGAGTGGAGTGTTGTGCTCGATCAGACACAGGGattacaagaaagaaaagaaagaacaaTAA
- the LOC121521471 gene encoding cholesterol 24-hydroxylase-like isoform X1 produces MAVFHFILSWASQILIPLLVLAFFAFLGLCLYIKHIHDKYDHIPGPPRDSFFLGHSPSMLEAMKGDGNVHDKFKEWTDTYGPVCRVNVLHFVFLLVTCPETTKEVLMSPKYPKDRFLYKRLFYLFDQRFLGNGLVTAQDHEVWYKQRRIMDPAFSSLYLRGLMGTFNERAEKLMTKLAEMADNRTEANMLHLVNCVTLDVIAKVAFGVDLDLLQNSSPFPKAIETCLKGMVYYIRDTFFAYKPKNRPFINEVREACRLLRSTGAKWINERKTALRNGDDVPKDILTRIIKTAGKEESTSQEDEEFMLDNFVTFFIAGQETTANQLAFCIMELGRNPDILEKAKKEVDEVIGMKQEISYDDLGKLVYLSQVLKETLRIYPTAPGTSRDLLQNIVIDGIHVPAGATIVFSSYITGRMEKFFKDPLKFDPDRFHPDAPKPYYCYYPFALGPRACLGQNFAQMEAKVVMAKLLQRFNFNLTPGQSFDILDCGTLRPKSGVLCSIRHRDYKKEKKEQ; encoded by the exons atggctgtttttcattttattctgagCTGGGCTTCTCAAATCCTGATACCGCTCCTTGTTCTCGCTTTCTTTGCCTTTCTCGGACTCTGCTTGTATATTAAACACATTCATGACAAATACGACCACATACCTGGACCACCCAGAGACAG TTTCTTTCTGGGACATTCTCCATCGATGCTGGAAGCGATGAAAGGTGATGGAAATGTGCATGATAAATTCAAGGAATG GACCGACACATATGGACCTGTTTGCAGGGTAAATGTTCTGCATTTCGTTTTTCTCCTTGTGACTTGCCCAGAGACAACTAAG GAAGTCCTGATGTCCCCAAAATACCCCAAGGACAGATTCCTCTACAAGAGACTCTTCTACCTGTTTGACCAAAG GTTCCTGGGTAATGGTCTGGTAACAGCACAGGACCATGAAGTGTGGTATAAACAGAGGCGTATCATGGACCCTGCTTTCAGCAGCTT gtatttgaGAGGTCTTATGGGCACCTTCAATGAGAGGGCAGAGAAACTGATGACTAAACTTGCGGAAATGGCCGATAACAGAACAGAGGCCAACATGCTACACCTAGTCAACTGTGTAACCCTTGATGTTATTGCTAAG GTTGCTTTTGGTGTGGATTTAGACCTGCTGCAGAATAGTTCACCCTTCCCTAAAGCCATCGAGACATGCCTGAAAGGGATGGTGTACTACATTAGGGACACCTTTTTCGCT taCAAGCCAAAGAATCGCCCATTCATTAATGAAGTGAGGGAAGCGTGCCGCCTGCTGCGATCTACTGGAGCAAAATGGATCAATGAGAGAAAGACTGCTTTGAGAAACGGCGATGATGTCCCCAAGGATATCCTCACTCGAATCATCAAAACTGCTGGCAAAG AGGAGTCCACGTCTCAAGAAGATGAAGAGTTCATGTTGGACaattttgtgacatttttcattgcag GACAAGAAACAACAGCTAATCAACTGGCTTTTTGCATCATGGAGCTTGGAAGAAACCCTGACATCCTGGAGAA aGCAAAGAAAGAGGTGGACGAAGTGATTGGAATGAAACAGGAGATCAGTTACGACGATCTGGGGAAGCTGGTCTACCTTTCACAG GTACTCAAAGAGACTCTGAGGATTTACCCGACAGCTCCAGGCACATCACGTGATTTATTGCAGAATATTGTCATCGATGGTATCCATGTACCTGCAGGAGCAACCATTGTT TTCAGCTCCTACATCACTGGAAGGATGGAAAAATTCTTCAAGGATCCGCTGAAGTTTGATCCAGACAGATTTCACCCTGATGCTCCAAA GCCTTATTACTGCTACTACCCCTTTGCTCTCGGCCCACGTGCATGCCTTGGACAGAACTTTGCTCAG ATGGAGGCTAAAGTGGTGATGGCCAAGCTGCTCCAGAGATTTAACTTCAACCTCACGCCAGGACAGAGCTTTGACATCCTGGACTGTGGCACACTCAGGCCAAAGAGTGGAGTGTTGTGCTCGATCAGACACAGGGattacaagaaagaaaagaaagaacaaTAA